From Vicia villosa cultivar HV-30 ecotype Madison, WI unplaced genomic scaffold, Vvil1.0 ctg.000530F_1_1_3, whole genome shotgun sequence, one genomic window encodes:
- the LOC131629164 gene encoding uncharacterized protein LOC131629164, with protein MIGDRDISDHCPIWIMLDNKNWGPKPFKFNNEWFSSEAFIPFVEKEWNSLDVQSRGDFILKDKLRLFKEIPKRWNKEVFGKIDLEVEDVVHDINVVDERLDFKSFPSFFDDDVIRRKEASCCFWKNLRIKENMLLQRSRLNWLKEGDSNSGFFHKVMKQRRRSNHIGPILSSRGLVETVEDVREDVFSHFERKFTDPYGIRPLLDGVPFKAINGEEAEELEELFLEAEIKKAVWECGGSKSQGPDGYSFLFFKKCWHSIKEDVINFFNHFFTGGSIAKGITSSFFTLIPKSKNPIGLDGQLLDGVVVANEVVDFARKEGCNCILFKVDFEKAYDNVGWSFLRYMLQRMVFGEKWKRWMELLVFSCNISVLVNGSPTKEFKVGREKFPLLGNSNRFQSEEGSFLESSSPKNEKSLGRMDESFSKFGRLYHSSQIRS; from the exons ATGATCGGGGATAGGGATATCTCGGATCATTGTCCGATTTGGATCATGTTGGATAACAAAAATTGGGGACCGAAACCGTTCAAattcaacaatgaatggttttCTTCGGAGGCTTTTATTCCGTTTGTGGAGAAGGAGTGGAATAGTTTGGATGTTCAAAGTAGAGGAGATTTCATCTTAAAGGATAAACTTAGACTTTTCAAAGAGATTCCCAAGCGATGGAATAAGGAGGTGTTTGGTAAGATCGACTTGGAAGTTGAAGATGTTGTTCATGATATTAATGTCGTCGATGAAAGGTTAGATTTCAAATCTTTTCCATCTTTTTTTGATGATGACGTGATCCGTAGGAAAGAAGCTTCTTGTTGCTTTTGGAAGAATCTTAGAATTAAAGAAAATATGCTTTTGCAAAGATCTCGTTTGAATTGGCTTAAGGAGGGTGATTCGAATAGTGGTTTCTTTCACAAAGTaatgaaacaaagaagaagaagcaatcaTATTGGCCCGATTCTTTCTTCGAGAGGTTTGGTGGAAACAGTGGAAGATGTGAGGGAGGATGTTTTTTCTCATTTTGAGAGAAAATTTACCGATCCGTACGGTATTAGACCTTTGCTGGATGGGGTCCCTTTTAAGGCTATTAATGGGGAGGAAGCGGAGGAATTGGAGGAACTGTTTCTTGAGGCAGAGATTAAGAAGGCGGTTTGGGAGTGTGGAGGATCGAAGAGCCAGGGGCCCGATGGttactcttttctcttctttaagAAGTGTTGGCATAGTATTAAAGAAGACGTTATCAATTTTTTCAATCATTTCTTTACGGGAGGTTCTATTGCCAAGGGTATCACTTCCTCTTTTTTTACTCTtattccgaagtcaaaaaatCCGATTGGTTTGGACGG GCAATTACTAGATGGGGTTGTAGTGGCAAATGAGGTGGTGGATTTTGCGAGGAAGGAGGGATGCAATTGTATTCTCTTCAAGGTagattttgaaaaggcttacgACAATGTAGGGTGGAGTTTCTTACGATAcatgcttcaaagaatggtatttGGGGAAAAGTGGAAAAGATGGATGGAGCTTTTGGTTTTCTCTTGCAATATATCGGTCCTTGTGAACGGAAGCCCCACAAAGGAATTCAAG GTTGGAAGAGAGAAATTTCCACTTCTTGGGAATTCCAACCGGTTTCAATCCGAGGAAGGAAGCTTCTTGGaatcctcttctccaaaaaatgAGAAATCGCTTGGAAGGATGGACGAATCATTTTCTAAATTTGGGAGGCTGTATCACTCTTCTCAAATCCGTTCTTAG
- the LOC131629169 gene encoding phosphoenolpyruvate carboxylase 4-like isoform X2 yields the protein MVIEDLVREITSIWQTDELRRQKPTPVDEARAGLNIVEQSLWKAVPHYLRRVSNALKKQMVNLIIQDSTFRDLITNNSITRMVRLQLQM from the exons ATGGTGATTGAAGATCTG GTAAGAGAGATAACTTCAATATGGCAGACAGATGAGCTTAGACGTCAGAAACCTACTCCAGTTGATGAAGCTAGAGCTG GATTGAATATTGTGGAGCAGTCGCTGTGGAAAGCTGTTCCTCATTATTTACGTCGAGTCAGCAATGCTTTAAAGAAG CAAATGGTGAATCTGATCATCCAAGACTCGACATTCCGGGACCTGATTACAAACAACTCAATCACAAG GATGGTAAGACTTCAACTACAAATGTGA
- the LOC131629169 gene encoding phosphoenolpyruvate carboxylase 4-like isoform X1 yields the protein MVIEDLVREITSIWQTDELRRQKPTPVDEARAGLNIVEQSLWKAVPHYLRRVSNALKKHTGKPLPLTCTPIKFGSWMGGDRDGNPNVTANHVYLCLFIYLHIMFLMTCFFCEANGESDHPRLDIPGPDYKQLNHKDGKTSTTNVSNAGSSNSHSRQLCSLTTL from the exons ATGGTGATTGAAGATCTG GTAAGAGAGATAACTTCAATATGGCAGACAGATGAGCTTAGACGTCAGAAACCTACTCCAGTTGATGAAGCTAGAGCTG GATTGAATATTGTGGAGCAGTCGCTGTGGAAAGCTGTTCCTCATTATTTACGTCGAGTCAGCAATGCTTTAAAGAAG CACACAGGGAAACCACTTCCATTGACTTGTACTCCCATAAAGTTTGGGTCTTGGATGGGAGGTGATAGAGATGGAAACCCAAATGTGACAGCAAATCATGTTTATTTATGTCTATTCATttatttgcatatcatgttttTAATGACATGTTTTTTTTGTGAAGCAAATGGTGAATCTGATCATCCAAGACTCGACATTCCGGGACCTGATTACAAACAACTCAATCACAAG GATGGTAAGACTTCAACTACAAATGTGAGTAATGCTGGAAGTTCCAATAGCCATTCACGACAACTTTGTTCACTGACAACTTTGTAG